From a region of the Hippopotamus amphibius kiboko isolate mHipAmp2 chromosome 3, mHipAmp2.hap2, whole genome shotgun sequence genome:
- the LOC130848738 gene encoding pregnancy-associated glycoprotein 2-like has protein sequence MRWLGILWLVALSECVVIIPLTKMETMRETLRKENLLTNFLEENTDDTSQNATDDPLISLQPLRKILDVCYVGNITIGTPPQEFKVLFDTALSCTWIPSINCSRTSCRRHNLFNPQLSTTIRLTSLSINIKYSTGRIAGVLAYDTIRIMKLVDIDQPFVLTETQSGFDHVIFDGVLGLGHPRFGPKNYIPVFDNLKKQGVISEPIFAFYLSNRKENGSVVMFGGVDHRYHKGSLKWIPVSRTRFWQIAMNRITMNGWMVGCFHQCEAILNTGTTWLAGPTRLVTGIQKLINAKAFGEEYQVPCSNIRSLPSIIFTINGNEYTVPPVAYIWKSPYNTCVSRFRGGTETWNHLETWVLGDAFLRMYLSVYDRRKRMVGLAPAV, from the exons ATGAGGTGGCTTGGGATCCTCTGGctggtggccctctcagagtGCGTAGTCAT aatccctctaacCAAGATGGAGACCATGCGAGAAACCCTCAGGAAAGAAAACCTGCTGACAAATTTCCTCGAGGAGAACACTGATGACACATCCCAGAATGCCACTGATGATCCCCTTATTTCTCTTCAACCCCTGAGGAAAATCCtggat GTATGCTATGTTGGCAACATCACCATTGGAACACCCCCTCAGGAGTTCAAGGTCCTCTTTGACACTGCCTTATCTTGCACGTGGATTCCTTCCATTAACTGCTCCAGGACTTCCTGCC GTAGACACAATCTCTTCAACCCTCAGCTGTCCACCACCATCCGGCTCACAAGCCTGTCCATCAACATCAAATACAGCACTGGGAGGATTGCTGGAGTTCTTGCCTATGACACCATTCGG ATCATGAAACTTGTCGACATTGACCAGCCATTTGTCCTGACTGAGACACAGAGTGGGTTTGATCATGTAATATTTGATGGAGTCCTGGGCTTGGGCCATCCCAGGTTTGGTCCCAAAAATTACATCCCTGTTTTTGACAACCTGAAGAAACAAGGCGTCATTTCAGAGCCTATCTTTGCTTTCTACTTGAGCAA CAGGAAGGAGAATGGCAGCGTGgtgatgtttggtggggtggacCACCGCTACCACAAAGGAAGTctcaagtggataccagtgtcccGAACCCGCTTCTGGCAGATAGCCATGAACCG CATCACCATGAATGGGTGGATGGTTGGCTGTTTCCATCAATGTGAGGCCATTCTGAATACTGGGACTACGTGGCTGGCTGGCCCAACTAGACTGGTCACCGGCATTCAGAAGCTCATCAATGCCAAGGCTTTTGGTGAAGAG TATCAGGTTCCATGTAGTAACATCAGGAGTCTGCCTtctatcatcttcaccatcaatggcAATGAATACACAGTGCCCCCTGTAGcctacatctggaag AGTCCTTATAACACCTGTGTCAGCCGGTTTCGAGGGGGCACAGAGACCTGGAACCATTTGGAGACCTGGGTCCTGGGTGATGCCTTCTTGAGGATGTACTTGTCTGTGTATGATAGGAGAAAGAGGATGGTTGGCCTAGCTCCCGCAGTGTAA